One window from the genome of Castellaniella sp. MT123 encodes:
- a CDS encoding propionate--CoA ligase has translation MQKIREFHRQSVKDKEAFWAREAQRIHWETPFGQVLDYSRPPFARWFVGGRTNLCYNAVDRWLDTQADQPALIWVSTEVDQEIVYTRAELAREVNAAAAILQHLGVTQGDRVLIYLPMIPQAAFFMLACARIGAIHSVVFGGFAAHNLAQRIDDAQPKVIISTDAGSRGGRPIAYKPLLDQAIGQAAHAPEHVVLVNRGLAPMALTAGRDLDYATLRARHLDVQVPVVWLESNEPSYILYTSGTTGNPKGVQRDVGGYAVALCASMEYIYGGKPGDVFFSSSDVGWVVGHSYVVYGPLLNGQATILYEGTPVRPDAAILWRIVETHRVNALFSAPTAIRVLKKHDPALLHRHDLSSLDRVYLAGEPLDELTGRWLSDAIGKPVIDNYWQTETGWPILSAQPGVEEIPTRFGSPTVPVYGYDVRVVDESTGQDSGPNQKGVVAIEPPLPPGAMSTIWGNDERFVQTYFRSFPGRLTYSTSDWGLVDDDGYWYILGRTDDVINVAGHRLGTREIEESVNTHPAVAESAVVGVADSLKGQEAMAFAVLRNPDLLNEAGGRERLESEIKRVIEQRNGAVARPARILFVNTLPKTRSGKVLRRAIVALCEGRDPGDLTTIEDPGALDQIRAAL, from the coding sequence ATGCAGAAGATCCGCGAGTTCCATCGCCAGTCGGTGAAGGACAAGGAAGCGTTCTGGGCGCGTGAAGCTCAGCGCATCCATTGGGAAACCCCCTTTGGACAGGTGCTGGACTATTCCCGTCCGCCCTTTGCGCGCTGGTTCGTCGGCGGGCGCACCAACCTGTGCTACAACGCAGTGGACCGCTGGCTGGACACACAGGCCGATCAGCCGGCCCTGATCTGGGTGTCCACCGAGGTCGACCAGGAAATTGTCTACACCCGGGCCGAACTGGCGCGCGAGGTCAATGCGGCCGCCGCCATCCTGCAGCATCTCGGGGTGACGCAGGGCGACCGTGTACTGATCTACCTGCCCATGATTCCCCAGGCGGCCTTCTTCATGTTGGCCTGCGCGCGCATCGGCGCGATTCATTCCGTGGTGTTCGGCGGGTTTGCCGCGCACAACCTGGCGCAGCGCATCGACGATGCCCAACCCAAGGTCATCATCTCCACCGACGCCGGTTCGCGCGGGGGGCGTCCGATCGCCTACAAGCCCCTGCTGGATCAGGCAATCGGCCAGGCCGCGCATGCGCCGGAACATGTGGTGCTGGTCAATCGCGGATTGGCGCCGATGGCGCTGACGGCGGGCCGCGACCTGGATTACGCCACTTTGCGCGCGCGCCATCTGGACGTGCAGGTGCCGGTCGTCTGGCTCGAATCCAATGAACCCAGCTACATCCTGTATACGTCCGGGACGACCGGCAACCCCAAAGGGGTGCAGCGCGATGTCGGCGGTTATGCGGTGGCCCTGTGCGCGTCCATGGAATATATCTACGGCGGCAAACCGGGCGACGTGTTTTTTTCCAGCAGCGACGTCGGCTGGGTGGTGGGGCATTCCTATGTGGTGTACGGGCCGTTGCTCAACGGACAGGCCACGATCCTGTACGAAGGAACCCCCGTACGCCCGGACGCGGCGATCCTCTGGCGCATCGTCGAAACCCACCGGGTCAATGCCCTGTTTTCGGCACCGACGGCGATCCGGGTCCTGAAAAAACACGATCCGGCGCTGTTGCATCGCCATGACCTCTCCAGCCTGGACCGTGTCTATCTGGCGGGCGAACCCTTGGATGAACTGACCGGCAGATGGCTGTCCGATGCCATCGGAAAACCGGTCATCGACAACTACTGGCAGACGGAAACCGGCTGGCCGATCCTGTCCGCCCAGCCGGGGGTCGAGGAAATCCCCACGCGATTCGGCAGCCCCACCGTACCGGTGTACGGCTACGACGTGCGGGTGGTCGACGAATCCACCGGCCAGGACAGCGGGCCGAACCAGAAAGGCGTCGTGGCGATCGAGCCGCCGCTGCCCCCGGGGGCCATGAGCACCATCTGGGGCAATGACGAACGTTTCGTGCAGACCTATTTCCGGTCCTTCCCCGGGCGACTGACCTATTCCACGTCGGACTGGGGGCTGGTTGACGACGACGGCTACTGGTATATCCTGGGGCGTACCGACGACGTCATCAACGTCGCCGGCCATCGGCTGGGCACCCGCGAAATCGAGGAATCCGTCAACACCCATCCGGCGGTGGCCGAATCGGCGGTGGTGGGCGTGGCGGATTCGCTCAAGGGCCAGGAAGCCATGGCATTCGCCGTGTTGCGCAACCCGGATCTGCTCAACGAGGCGGGCGGCCGGGAACGGCTGGAATCCGAGATCAAGCGGGTCATCGAACAGCGCAACGGGGCGGTGGCCCGTCCGGCGCGCATCCTGTTCGTCAACACCCTGCCCAAGACGCGGTCGGGCAAGGTCCTGCGCCGCGCCATCGTGGCCTTGTGCGAAGGCCGCGACCCGGGCGATCTGACCACCATCGAGGACCCCGGCGCCCTCGATCAGATCCGCGCGGCGTTGTGA
- a CDS encoding MarC family protein, whose translation MDIAFATKFLGALFAIMNPFLTLPVFLAVTANRTLAEQRNLATAILLYTTVMCVVISVAGSHIISFFGVTLDAFRVAGGIVLIGIALSMLNGQPITSHERATQEKSANTAAAAGMDDNPGFYPLTFPLIVGPGTITTLIIYGAQVRQSSQYVAFSIVLVAVLASLFIVLYFAASIGKLLSTKMRVIMARVMGIILAAIAVEMVVGGIKAMLPGLAH comes from the coding sequence ATGGATATCGCTTTCGCCACCAAATTCCTGGGCGCCCTGTTCGCCATCATGAATCCGTTTCTCACCCTGCCGGTGTTCCTGGCGGTGACGGCCAACCGGACCCTTGCCGAACAGCGCAATCTCGCGACGGCGATCCTGCTCTACACGACGGTCATGTGCGTCGTCATCTCGGTGGCCGGCAGCCACATCATCAGCTTTTTCGGCGTGACGCTGGACGCCTTCCGGGTCGCGGGGGGCATCGTGCTGATCGGCATCGCGCTGTCGATGCTCAACGGCCAGCCGATCACCTCCCACGAACGCGCCACCCAGGAAAAAAGCGCCAACACGGCGGCTGCGGCGGGGATGGACGACAATCCGGGCTTCTATCCGCTGACTTTTCCGCTGATCGTGGGCCCAGGCACCATCACTACCCTGATCATCTACGGGGCACAGGTGCGCCAGTCATCCCAGTACGTGGCGTTTAGCATCGTGCTGGTGGCGGTGCTGGCATCGCTGTTCATCGTGCTGTATTTCGCCGCATCGATCGGCAAGCTGCTCTCGACAAAGATGCGGGTGATCATGGCCCGCGTGATGGGGATCATCCTGGCGGCGATCGCGGTGGAGATGGTGGTCGGTGGGATCAAGGCGATGCTGCCGGGGCTGGCGCATTAA
- a CDS encoding SDR family NAD(P)-dependent oxidoreductase produces the protein MSGISDADFRYEGQVAIVTGAGSGLGRAYAKLLAARGARVVVNDIGVRQQVDGSSVSSAELTAQEIRDEGGEAVANTSSVATREGGQAIADLAMSKYGRIDILVNNAGNISLTSFNKLDPAAAAPIFDVHVWGAFYVTQPCYQQMVKQQYGRIIFTTSGVALFGNGGIAPYAAAKGGVFGLLQVLKLEGARHGIKVNAVAPMASTQLTDDVEMPQYHQVSEDMVVPELVAPVVGYFAARECAYTGETWSAGSGSVARLFVARSPGFFKHPVRQGRLTVEDVAGNIGRIRSEENYTTPESWPAEWALLVDQLTGR, from the coding sequence ATGAGCGGCATATCGGATGCGGATTTTCGCTATGAAGGGCAGGTGGCGATCGTCACCGGGGCGGGCAGCGGGTTGGGCCGTGCTTACGCGAAATTGCTGGCTGCCCGGGGCGCCCGGGTGGTCGTGAACGATATCGGCGTTCGACAGCAAGTCGATGGGTCATCCGTCAGTTCCGCCGAACTCACCGCGCAAGAGATCCGGGACGAGGGAGGCGAAGCCGTTGCGAACACATCGTCGGTCGCTACCCGTGAAGGCGGCCAGGCCATCGCTGACCTGGCCATGTCGAAATACGGGCGTATCGACATCCTCGTCAATAATGCGGGAAATATCTCGCTGACGTCCTTCAACAAGCTTGATCCCGCCGCCGCCGCGCCAATTTTCGATGTGCATGTCTGGGGGGCGTTCTATGTCACGCAGCCTTGCTATCAGCAGATGGTCAAACAGCAATACGGCCGGATCATATTCACGACCTCAGGGGTCGCGTTGTTCGGCAACGGCGGCATTGCACCTTACGCGGCAGCCAAAGGCGGCGTATTCGGGCTGCTGCAGGTCCTCAAGCTCGAGGGCGCCAGGCATGGCATCAAGGTGAACGCGGTGGCCCCCATGGCGTCCACGCAACTGACCGACGATGTCGAGATGCCCCAATATCACCAGGTCAGCGAGGACATGGTGGTTCCCGAACTTGTGGCCCCCGTCGTGGGTTATTTCGCGGCCCGCGAGTGCGCCTATACAGGCGAGACCTGGTCCGCGGGGTCCGGCTCGGTCGCCAGGCTTTTCGTCGCGCGGTCCCCGGGTTTCTTCAAACATCCCGTCCGCCAGGGCCGGCTGACGGTCGAGGATGTCGCGGGAAATATCGGGCGTATCCGCAGTGAAGAAAATTACACGACGCCGGAAAGCTGGCCGGCGGAATGGGCGCTGCTGGTCGATCAGCTGACGGGTCGTTGA
- a CDS encoding helix-turn-helix domain-containing protein, with amino-acid sequence MLKKAPEPILPQPTTPKGRATLARILASGRETFGQAGYVSMRMSDLAERAGLSMGALYRYFDNKDDVFLAIIHDIHNELYAASRPGEPHIFRDHPRKAILESNRGYLTHYRNHRKVMRAFIEATMVDPRYNDMWWYMRERHIIRVATALERDHGITEVNRMPARISLEALASMTEQSAYVWYAHPDAAADMLPVADAACIVSEIWYCTLFSKMT; translated from the coding sequence ATGCTCAAAAAAGCACCCGAACCCATCCTCCCGCAGCCCACGACCCCCAAGGGGCGAGCCACCCTGGCGCGCATTCTGGCAAGCGGGCGAGAAACCTTCGGACAGGCGGGCTACGTCTCGATGCGCATGAGCGATCTGGCCGAAAGAGCCGGATTGTCGATGGGCGCGCTCTACCGCTACTTCGACAACAAAGACGATGTCTTTCTGGCGATCATCCACGACATCCACAACGAGCTGTACGCGGCCAGCCGGCCCGGCGAGCCTCACATCTTCCGCGACCACCCGCGCAAGGCGATCCTGGAATCCAACCGCGGCTATCTGACCCATTACCGCAACCATCGCAAGGTCATGCGGGCCTTCATCGAAGCGACGATGGTGGACCCGCGTTACAACGACATGTGGTGGTACATGCGCGAACGCCACATCATCCGGGTCGCCACCGCGCTCGAACGGGATCACGGGATTACCGAAGTCAACCGGATGCCGGCACGGATCTCCCTGGAAGCACTGGCCTCGATGACCGAACAGTCGGCCTATGTCTGGTATGCGCACCCGGACGCGGCGGCCGACATGCTGCCGGTGGCCGACGCGGCGTGCATCGTCAGTGAGATCTGGTATTGCACGCTGTTCTCGAAGATGACCTGA
- a CDS encoding class I adenylate-forming enzyme family protein has translation MGSAEIHEYLRNLDFEAAGKLTLPDLLEKRTRATPDAIAVRSPAGHMSFREWLDGAKAISARLRQAATYRPDTPVLVWVDTADCRKVVCAQHGVADSACIMAPLDDRLSLTEVKRFAKDVAATAVIVSRGLLLAHKDEDLREFSLDGMSTQGSPLDLLIFSVDGGAFHLVASVEDGKGAPADTGRSDRVRPKPEDCALLAFTSGTTGRPKAAMITHGGCVQLAERMVNGVFAAPRGGRAIGPEDVIQSPVPAYLPTSIVNTLYAAVLAGCPVSYRGRRFDPLAEEKEMVLAGTTVYAGAPAHYAMMCQGPVSDDSRASKVQVMTTSGAPMTSALYQSMKERWPRASIANWYALNETMVGQTLNFGPDMDLDPTAIGKPIWPTDLAVVDEAGNPCAPGDSGEVLLRAPGQMVGYYLNEAETKKRIDGDGWIHTEDTGFVGKEDGLLRITGRKSDRINRGGFKFYPAEVEEVLLGHEGLADAAVLAIPDPILGQDLVAVVVRAADGRHGTPGETDVQEFCRERLSRNKVPSRIYFVEQLPRSGFGKVVKKELIALWEKMKSPEANGLP, from the coding sequence ATGGGCAGTGCTGAAATCCATGAATATCTGAGGAATCTCGATTTCGAAGCAGCGGGCAAGCTGACTTTGCCGGATCTTCTCGAAAAACGTACCCGGGCGACGCCGGATGCCATTGCCGTCAGATCGCCGGCGGGTCACATGAGCTTTCGCGAATGGCTGGATGGGGCGAAGGCCATTTCGGCGCGTCTGCGGCAAGCCGCCACCTACCGGCCCGATACCCCGGTTCTGGTGTGGGTGGATACGGCCGATTGCCGCAAAGTGGTCTGCGCGCAGCACGGCGTCGCGGACAGCGCCTGCATCATGGCCCCGCTGGATGACCGCCTCAGCCTCACGGAGGTCAAGCGGTTCGCCAAGGATGTGGCGGCAACCGCAGTCATCGTCAGCAGGGGGTTGTTGCTGGCTCACAAGGACGAAGATCTGCGGGAGTTCTCCCTCGATGGCATGTCCACCCAGGGCAGTCCCCTGGATCTGCTGATCTTTTCCGTCGATGGTGGCGCTTTCCATCTGGTCGCCTCGGTAGAGGACGGGAAGGGCGCGCCGGCGGACACCGGGCGGTCGGATCGGGTTCGCCCGAAACCGGAGGATTGCGCGTTGCTTGCCTTTACCTCGGGCACGACCGGGCGGCCGAAGGCGGCGATGATCACGCATGGCGGTTGTGTTCAGCTGGCCGAAAGAATGGTCAATGGCGTCTTCGCCGCGCCGCGCGGGGGGCGCGCGATCGGTCCGGAAGATGTGATTCAGTCGCCGGTACCCGCCTATTTGCCCACCAGCATCGTCAATACCTTGTATGCGGCCGTGTTGGCCGGATGTCCCGTGAGCTACCGGGGGCGTAGATTCGATCCGCTGGCTGAGGAAAAAGAAATGGTGCTGGCCGGCACGACTGTCTATGCGGGGGCTCCGGCCCACTACGCGATGATGTGCCAAGGGCCAGTCAGCGATGACTCCAGGGCGTCCAAGGTACAGGTCATGACCACGAGCGGCGCGCCCATGACGTCCGCCCTGTACCAGTCGATGAAAGAACGCTGGCCGCGGGCGTCCATCGCCAACTGGTATGCCCTGAATGAAACCATGGTCGGGCAGACGCTCAATTTTGGCCCGGATATGGATCTTGATCCGACGGCCATCGGTAAGCCGATCTGGCCGACGGACCTTGCGGTTGTCGATGAAGCGGGGAATCCGTGCGCACCCGGCGATTCCGGCGAGGTCCTTCTCAGGGCGCCGGGGCAAATGGTGGGGTATTACCTGAACGAGGCGGAGACCAAAAAGCGCATCGACGGGGATGGCTGGATCCACACGGAAGATACCGGCTTCGTCGGCAAAGAAGACGGCCTGCTGCGGATTACCGGACGCAAAAGCGATCGCATCAATCGGGGCGGATTCAAGTTCTATCCCGCCGAAGTCGAGGAGGTTCTGCTGGGCCATGAGGGTCTGGCCGACGCGGCGGTCCTGGCCATTCCGGACCCGATTCTGGGACAGGATCTCGTGGCGGTCGTGGTCCGGGCTGCGGATGGCCGGCATGGGACGCCCGGTGAAACGGACGTCCAGGAATTCTGCCGGGAAAGACTGTCGCGCAACAAGGTGCCCAGCCGGATCTATTTCGTGGAACAGTTGCCAAGAAGCGGTTTTGGCAAGGTGGTCAAGAAGGAATTGATTGCGCTCTGGGAAAAAATGAAATCCCCGGAAGCCAATGGATTGCCGTGA
- a CDS encoding electron transfer flavoprotein-ubiquinone oxidoreductase has product MTERESMEYDVVIVGGGPAGLSAAIRLKQLAAERGQDVSVCVLEKAAEIGAHILSGAVMDPQALNELIPDWKEKGAPLDVAVTDDRFLFLTESGARGTPGWLLPDCFKNHGNYIVRLGHVTRWLGEQAESLGVDVFPGFAAAQILYSESGAVRGVLTGDMGVARDGSHTDAYQPGMELLARYTVFAEGSRGHLGRQLIEKYRLDAGRDPQSYAIGIKELWEVDPSQSRPGTVMHTSGWPLDSDTYGGSFLYHLNDNLVAVGLVVGLDYANPWLSPFEEFQRYKTHPAIRKTFESGKRISYGARSLTAGGLLSLPKICFPGGVLVGCEAGVLNASRIKGSHSAIKTGALAAEAAFDALAAGRSHDELTAYPAAFERSWLHAELNKSRNFKQWFKKGRTVGTLMTGIEQWLFKGKMPWTIHHTKPDHACLQPAAECARIDYPKPDGKLTFDRLSSVFISNTNHDENEPVHLTLKDASVPVKVNLAKFGGPEARFCPAGVYEFVKTETGEDRLQINAQNCVHCKTCDIKDPTQNIVWVTPQGGEGPVYNGM; this is encoded by the coding sequence ATGACTGAACGTGAATCGATGGAGTACGACGTCGTTATCGTCGGGGGGGGGCCGGCCGGTCTGTCGGCAGCCATCCGGCTGAAGCAACTGGCCGCCGAACGGGGCCAGGACGTCAGCGTCTGCGTTCTGGAAAAGGCCGCCGAGATCGGGGCGCACATCCTGTCGGGCGCAGTCATGGACCCGCAGGCCCTGAACGAACTGATCCCCGACTGGAAGGAAAAGGGCGCACCGCTGGACGTCGCCGTCACGGATGACCGCTTCCTGTTCCTGACCGAATCGGGTGCGCGCGGCACCCCAGGCTGGCTGCTGCCCGATTGCTTCAAGAATCACGGCAATTACATCGTGCGTCTGGGCCATGTCACGCGCTGGCTGGGCGAACAGGCGGAATCCCTGGGAGTGGACGTCTTCCCCGGCTTTGCCGCAGCGCAGATCCTGTATAGCGAATCGGGCGCCGTGCGGGGCGTGCTGACAGGCGACATGGGCGTGGCGCGCGATGGCAGCCACACCGACGCCTACCAGCCCGGCATGGAACTGCTGGCCCGCTATACGGTCTTCGCCGAAGGGTCGCGCGGCCACCTGGGCCGCCAGCTGATCGAGAAATACCGCCTGGACGCCGGCCGCGATCCGCAAAGCTACGCCATCGGCATCAAGGAACTCTGGGAGGTCGATCCCTCGCAGTCGCGTCCCGGAACGGTCATGCACACGTCGGGCTGGCCCCTGGATTCGGACACCTACGGCGGCTCCTTCCTGTATCACCTGAACGACAACCTGGTGGCGGTCGGACTGGTGGTCGGACTGGATTACGCCAATCCCTGGCTGTCGCCATTCGAGGAATTCCAGCGCTACAAGACCCACCCCGCCATCCGCAAGACATTCGAGAGCGGCAAGCGCATCTCCTACGGTGCCCGGTCGCTCACGGCCGGCGGGCTGCTGTCGCTGCCCAAAATATGCTTCCCCGGTGGCGTCCTGGTCGGCTGCGAGGCCGGCGTGCTGAACGCCTCGCGCATCAAGGGCAGCCATTCGGCCATCAAGACCGGCGCACTGGCCGCCGAGGCGGCCTTCGACGCCCTGGCGGCCGGCCGCAGCCACGACGAACTGACCGCGTACCCGGCCGCGTTCGAACGGTCCTGGCTGCACGCCGAACTGAACAAGTCCCGCAATTTCAAGCAGTGGTTCAAAAAAGGCCGCACGGTCGGTACGCTGATGACCGGCATCGAACAGTGGCTGTTCAAGGGCAAAATGCCCTGGACGATCCATCACACCAAGCCCGACCACGCCTGTCTGCAGCCTGCGGCGGAATGCGCCCGCATCGACTACCCGAAACCCGATGGCAAGCTGACCTTCGACCGCCTCAGCTCGGTGTTCATCTCGAACACCAACCACGACGAAAACGAACCGGTGCACCTGACGCTGAAGGACGCATCGGTGCCGGTCAAGGTGAATCTGGCGAAGTTCGGCGGGCCCGAGGCGCGGTTCTGTCCGGCCGGGGTCTATGAATTCGTGAAGACTGAGACCGGCGAAGACCGGTTACAGATCAACGCGCAAAACTGCGTCCACTGCAAGACCTGCGACATCAAGGACCCGACGCAGAACATCGTCTGGGTGACCCCTCAGGGCGGCGAGGGGCCGGTCTACAACGGCATGTAA
- a CDS encoding MFS transporter: protein MYDFANSSYTTVVLTTVFNAYFVGVVAAGRSWGTLALTGALSLSYLSVMLAMPGLGARADARAGHRRLLFTSTVGCVCATALLSTVGPGNIAWGLLWLAVSNMFYCVGESVVASFLPGLARTEAMGRVSGWGWGFGYCGGMLALGLSLWVASAAESHGLTAPVYVPWIMGLTAAYFAIAVLPSAIWLREPRGTTMTTAPMAMLAQLRYAWHETRRDFPDFRRLLMCIASYQAGITVVITLSAVYATEVMGFGMRQTMLLVFLVNIAAAAGAFSFGYLQDRIGHKKALALTLVGWIAMVLLAASAHSVGVFWAAATLAGLCMGTSQSAGRAMVGVLAPSHRPAEFFALWTFAVQLAAVVGPLTYGGLVWATHGDHRAALLVTGLFFVAGLWLLGRLDFERGKRDRDAGEAAVASIVRVE from the coding sequence ATGTACGACTTCGCCAATTCCAGCTACACCACGGTGGTGCTCACGACGGTGTTCAACGCCTATTTCGTGGGCGTGGTGGCTGCCGGCCGCAGCTGGGGGACGCTGGCACTGACGGGGGCGCTGTCCCTGTCCTATCTGTCGGTGATGCTGGCGATGCCCGGCCTGGGCGCGCGCGCGGATGCCCGGGCCGGGCATCGCCGGCTGCTGTTCACCAGCACGGTGGGCTGCGTCTGCGCCACCGCGCTCCTGTCCACCGTGGGGCCGGGAAATATCGCCTGGGGCCTGCTGTGGCTGGCCGTGTCGAACATGTTCTACTGCGTCGGCGAGTCCGTGGTGGCGTCCTTCCTGCCCGGCCTGGCCCGTACCGAGGCCATGGGGCGCGTGTCCGGCTGGGGCTGGGGCTTTGGCTACTGCGGCGGCATGCTGGCCCTGGGCCTGTCCCTGTGGGTGGCGAGCGCGGCCGAATCCCATGGCCTGACCGCGCCGGTCTATGTGCCGTGGATCATGGGCCTGACCGCCGCCTACTTTGCCATCGCCGTCCTGCCGTCGGCCATCTGGCTGCGTGAGCCTCGGGGTACCACGATGACGACCGCGCCCATGGCAATGCTGGCGCAGCTGCGCTACGCTTGGCATGAAACCCGGCGGGATTTTCCGGATTTTCGTCGCCTGTTGATGTGCATCGCCAGCTACCAGGCCGGCATCACGGTCGTCATCACGCTGTCGGCGGTTTACGCCACGGAGGTCATGGGCTTTGGCATGCGCCAGACGATGCTGCTGGTGTTTCTCGTCAACATCGCGGCGGCGGCCGGTGCCTTCAGCTTCGGCTATCTGCAGGACCGGATCGGGCACAAAAAAGCGTTGGCACTGACCCTGGTTGGCTGGATCGCCATGGTGCTGCTGGCGGCTTCGGCCCATTCCGTGGGCGTGTTCTGGGCGGCCGCCACGCTGGCGGGGCTGTGCATGGGAACCAGCCAGAGCGCCGGGCGGGCCATGGTCGGGGTCCTGGCGCCTTCCCATCGTCCCGCTGAATTCTTCGCCCTGTGGACATTTGCCGTGCAGCTGGCGGCGGTGGTGGGGCCGCTGACCTATGGTGGCCTGGTCTGGGCGACCCACGGAGATCACCGGGCGGCGCTGCTGGTCACCGGCCTGTTCTTTGTGGCGGGCCTGTGGCTGCTGGGCCGCCTGGATTTCGAACGCGGCAAGCGGGACCGGGATGCCGGCGAGGCCGCTGTGGCGTCAATTGTCAGGGTCGAGTAA
- the acs gene encoding acetate--CoA ligase — MPTEIESILVENRVFPPPADLVRQANVSGMEAYQALCDEANRDPDAFWARLANENLVWDKPFTQVLDESNKPFYKFYPDGQMNVSANCLDKHLGTPAENRVALIFEADGGQVTKVTYKELHARVSQFANAIKALGFKTGERAIIYLPMSIEAVVAMQACARLGIIHSVVFGGFSAKSIHERTVDVGATLVITADAQLRGGKTIPLKDAVDEALAMGGCEAVRKVITYKRAGSSVQWHADRDLWWHDVIQGQSTDCPPVPVDADHPLFILYTSGSTGKPKGVQHSSAGFLLWSLMTMKWTFDAKPTDVFWCTADVGWVTGHSYVTYGPLAAGVTQVVFEGVPTYPDAGRFWKMIQEHKVTVFYTAPTAIRSLTKLSEADPKVHPKSYDLSSLRIIGSVGEPINPEAWVWYYNNVGGERCPVIDTWWQTETGAHMITPLPGATPLKPGSCTLPLPGIDAAIVDETGEEVERGKGGFLVIRRPWPSMIRTIWGDPERFKKTYFPSELKGYYLAGDGAQRDKDGYFWIMGRIDDVLNVSGHRLGTMEVESALVAHELVAEAAVVGRPDDTTGEAVVAFVVLNGPLPQGDEAAAMAKLLRDWVAKEIGPIAKPREIRFGENLPKTRSGKIMRRLLRVVAKGEPITQDVSTLENPGILEQLAEVR; from the coding sequence ATGCCTACGGAGATTGAATCGATTCTGGTGGAAAACCGGGTGTTTCCGCCCCCTGCCGATCTGGTCAGGCAGGCCAACGTGTCGGGAATGGAAGCCTACCAGGCCCTGTGCGATGAAGCCAACCGCGATCCGGATGCGTTCTGGGCGCGCCTGGCCAATGAGAACCTGGTGTGGGACAAGCCCTTCACCCAGGTGCTGGACGAATCAAACAAGCCGTTCTACAAGTTCTATCCCGATGGCCAGATGAACGTCTCGGCCAACTGCCTGGACAAGCACCTGGGCACGCCGGCGGAAAACCGCGTCGCCCTGATCTTCGAGGCGGACGGCGGCCAGGTGACGAAAGTCACCTACAAGGAACTGCATGCCCGCGTGTCGCAGTTCGCCAATGCCATCAAGGCGCTGGGTTTCAAGACCGGCGAGCGCGCCATCATCTACCTGCCGATGTCCATCGAGGCGGTGGTGGCCATGCAGGCCTGCGCGCGCCTGGGCATCATCCATTCCGTGGTGTTCGGCGGCTTCTCGGCCAAGAGCATCCACGAACGCACCGTGGACGTGGGCGCCACGCTGGTGATCACGGCCGATGCGCAGCTCCGCGGCGGCAAGACGATCCCGCTGAAGGATGCCGTGGACGAGGCACTGGCCATGGGCGGCTGCGAGGCCGTGCGCAAGGTCATCACCTACAAGCGCGCCGGTTCCAGCGTGCAGTGGCATGCCGATCGCGACCTGTGGTGGCACGACGTCATCCAGGGCCAGTCCACCGACTGTCCGCCGGTTCCGGTCGATGCGGATCACCCGCTGTTCATCCTGTATACGTCGGGTTCCACCGGCAAGCCCAAAGGCGTGCAGCATTCCAGCGCCGGGTTCCTGCTGTGGTCGCTGATGACCATGAAATGGACCTTCGATGCCAAGCCGACCGACGTGTTCTGGTGCACGGCCGACGTGGGCTGGGTCACGGGGCACTCGTACGTGACCTATGGGCCGCTGGCCGCCGGCGTGACCCAGGTCGTATTCGAGGGCGTGCCCACCTATCCGGATGCGGGCCGCTTCTGGAAAATGATCCAGGAACACAAGGTCACGGTGTTCTATACCGCGCCGACCGCCATCCGGTCCCTGACCAAGCTGTCCGAGGCCGATCCCAAGGTCCACCCGAAATCCTATGACCTCAGCTCGCTGCGTATCATCGGCTCGGTGGGCGAGCCCATCAACCCGGAAGCCTGGGTCTGGTACTACAACAACGTCGGCGGTGAGCGCTGCCCGGTGATCGACACCTGGTGGCAGACGGAAACCGGCGCCCACATGATCACTCCGCTGCCGGGCGCCACGCCACTGAAACCCGGTTCCTGCACGCTGCCGCTGCCCGGTATCGATGCCGCGATCGTCGACGAGACCGGCGAAGAAGTCGAACGCGGCAAGGGGGGCTTCCTGGTCATCCGCCGCCCCTGGCCTTCGATGATCCGCACGATCTGGGGCGACCCGGAACGGTTCAAGAAAACCTATTTCCCGTCGGAACTCAAGGGCTACTATCTGGCGGGCGACGGCGCCCAGCGCGACAAGGACGGCTACTTTTGGATCATGGGGCGTATCGATGACGTGCTGAACGTCTCCGGCCACCGCCTGGGCACGATGGAAGTCGAATCCGCCCTGGTGGCGCACGAACTCGTGGCGGAAGCCGCCGTAGTGGGCCGCCCGGACGACACGACGGGTGAAGCCGTGGTCGCCTTCGTGGTGCTCAATGGTCCGCTGCCGCAGGGCGACGAGGCCGCTGCGATGGCCAAGCTGTTGCGCGACTGGGTGGCCAAGGAAATCGGTCCCATCGCCAAACCGCGCGAGATCCGCTTCGGTGAAAATCTGCCCAAGACGCGCTCGGGCAAGATCATGCGCCGCCTGCTGCGTGTAGTCGCCAAGGGCGAACCCATCACCCAGGACGTATCCACGCTGGAAAATCCCGGCATTCTGGAACAACTGGCCGAGGTGCGGTAA